TGCGCCAGGTGCCGGCGAAGATAATGGTACTCGAGCTCGCCCTGCAGGATGGATCCATCGAGCTTTTCCTGCGCCCGGTCATAGCCGGCCTTGTCGCCACGATGCAACGCGGCGACGCCGGCGAGATACGCCGCGCGCTGCGCATCCACCGAGTTTTCCGGCGCATCGTCGGCAAATACCGTATGCGATGCCAGGAAAAACAGTGCCGCGATGAAACTGATTGTTGTTTTCGGGATCACAGTAATATTAAGTATAGACAGCCCTATACAAGCAAGAAGCCGCCCAAAAGAAAAGGAGGGGCCATGAACATGGAATCCGTAAATCCCGCAACGGCCAACAAAATCAAGGAGTTCGACCTGTGGAACGATGCGCAGGTGGAAGAAGCCCTGCAGCTGGTCGCGCAGGCCTCGCCCGACTGGCGCGCAAGATCGTTTGCCGATCGCGCCATCCTCATGCGTGCAGCGGCAGCAGAACTACGCGAACGTACGGACCACTACGCCGCGCTGATCACCACGGAAATGGGAAAACTGGCGCGCGAGGCGAAAGGTGAAGTCGAGAAATGCGCCTGGGTGTGCGAGTACTACGCGGACCATGCCCAGAACTTTCTCGCCGACGAAGTGATCGAGTCCGACGCCGGCAAGAGCTATGTCGCCTATTTGCCCCTGGGGACGGTACTCGCCGTCATGCCGTGGAACTTCCCCTTCTGGCAGGTGTTTCGCTTTGCCGCCCCGGGACTCATGGCCGGCAACACGGCGGTGCTGAAGCATGCCTCCAATGTGCCCCAATGCGCGCTAGCGATCGAAGAGGTATTCGAAAGGGCCGGGTTCCCCAACGGGGTGTTCCGCACCTTGATGATTTCCGCATCCCAGGTCGAAAAGGTAATTGAGGACCCGCGGGTTCATGCCGTCACCCTCACCGGGTCCGAACCCGCTGGGCGCAAGGTCGCAGGCACCGCCGGGACACAACTGAAGAAGTCCGTGCTGGAACTGGGTGGATCCGACGCCTTCGTGATCCTGAACGACGCAGACCTCGACGAAGCAGCAAGAGTTGGCGCCGGCGCGCGCCTGCTCAATTGCGGCCAGAGCTGCATCGCCGCCAAGCGCTTCATTGTCGTGGACGCGGTTGCCGATGCCTTTCTGGAAAAACTGAAGGCGGAGATGTCCGCCCTCAAGATTGGCGACCCGACCGCGGACGACACCGGCATCGGCCCCATGGCCCGGGCCGACCTGCGCGACGAATTGCACCGACAAGTGAGCGATTCCATCGCCGCCGGGGCCGAGGCCGCCCTCGGCTGCGCGCCCCTGGATGGACCGGGCTACTACTATCCGCCGTCCATCCTCGATCGCGTGCAAGCCGGAATGCGTGCCTGGAGTGAAGAACTGTTCGGACCGGTGGCGATCTTCATTCGCGCCCGTGATGAGGATGATGCCCTGCGCATCGCCAACGACAGCCGCTTCGGTCTGGGGGGCAGCGTGTGGAGCCGGGACAGTGCACGGGCAGAACGTTTTGCGCGGCGCATGGAATCGGGCTCCAGCTTCGTCAACGGGATGGTCAAAAGTGATCCGCGACTCCCCTTTGGCGGCATCAAGGCCTCCGGCTACGGTCGCGAGTTGTCGATACACGGCATCCGCGAGTTCGTGAACGCCAAGACCGTGTGGATCAAATAGCCGGTCTCCGGTCGATGGATTGACGCAGCGGGCCGCGCTTTACGTATACTCTGCGCTCGCAACGAGAAAAGAAAATCGGCTTGGATCCGTTCTTCTACTATGTCGCCATCGGAGCGGTGGCCGGCGTGCTTGCCGGTCTGCTGGGTGTGGGTGGCGGACTGGTCATCGTGCCCACCCTGGTGTTCGCCTTCCGGTTGCAGGGATTCGATGATGCCTCAGTGGTTCATCTGGCCGTGGGTACATCCCTGGCAACCATCGTGTTTACTTCCGTCTCCTCCGTACGCGCCCATCACAAGCGCGGCGCGGTGATGTGGCCGGTGGTGGCCCGGCTCGCACCCGGACTGATCGCCGGCGCCCTGCTGGGCGCGGCCATTGCCGACCAGCTGCCAACCCCGGTGCTGTCCCGCGTGTTTGGTGTGTTCGAACTGCTGGTCGCCGCGCAGATGATCCGCAACCTGCGTCCGGCGCCGCAACGACAGCTGCCGGGACGGCCCGGGATGTTTGCCGCTGGCGGTGTTATCGGCACCGTCTCGGCCATCATCGGCATCGGCGGCGGCACGCTTACCGTTCCCTTCCTCGTCTGGTGCAACCAGGACCTGCGCAAGGCGGTGGCAACCTCGTCCGCCTGCGGTTTGCCCATCGCCTTCGGCGGCGCCGTCGGCTTCGCCATCGCCGGCTGGAACCAGGCCACCCTGCCCGCGTGGTCCGCGGGTTTCGTCTATGGCCCGGCGCTGTTGGGAGTCACCCTGGCCAGCGTACCGTTTGCACCCCTGGGTGCATGGCTGGCCCATACCCTGCCCACGGCCCAGTTGAAACGGATTTTTGCGCTGCTGCTGGTGGCGCTGGGCGTGCGCATGTTGCTTGGCTAGCGGCGATCAGGAAACGGGGCTGGTGTTCTTGCGGTAGGCCCACCAGATCATTGCCGCGCCGGCCAATACCATGGGCACGCTGTAGATCTGGCCAATAGTGAGCCAGCCGAAAGCAAGGTAACCGAGGAACGCGTCCGGGACGCGGAAGAACTCGACGAAGATTCGGAACAGCCCGTAGCAAACCAGAAACAGACCCGACACCGCGCCCATGGGTCTGGGCTTGCGGGAATACGTCCACAGAATCACGAACAGCAACACCCCCTCCAGCAGGAGCTCGTACAGCTGAGAGGGATGGCGTGGCTGGGGTCCGCCGGTGCGAAACACCATACCCCAGGGCACATCGGTCACGCGGCCCCACAATTCCTGATTGATGAAATTGCCGATGCGTCCGGCACCCAGACCAAAGGGCGTCAGCGGCGCCATGAAATCGGTGACCTGGGTCCAGTGACGGTGGGTCTTGCGTGCATACCACACCATGGCCACGATAACGCCGATCAATCCCCCGTGAAACGACATGCCGCCGTGCCAGACGTACAGGACTTCCAGGGGATGGCTGAAATAGAAAGCGGGCTTGTAGAACAGAATGTAGCCGATGCGCCCGCCAAGGACGGCGCCGAACGCGCCGGCGACGATGAGATCGCCCACCTCCTCCTTGCGCCATGCACCATCGGAACGCGCGGCGCGGATCGTGCCCAGCCACCAGGCGCCAATGAACGCCAGCACATACATCAGCCCGTACCAATGGACCTGCAGGCGCCAGACGTGGAATGCGACGGGATTGATATCGGGTGCGACCAGCATGGGCCGGCATTATGACGGAAGCCGCTGGCCCGGGCCAGCCGTGTCTACCGCGACAAAGCGATATCCGCGGACCACAGGCGCACGCTGTGTGCGCCCAGCCTGGCTTCGTACAAAGGCTTGTTTGCGGCGGCACCAAGAGGCTGCCAGCCATCACTGTACGTCAGAAGTACGCCGTCGGGATGTCCCGCCACCCAGTCCGGAACACCTTCCTTGTCGAGCACGGCAATTGGCCGATACAGGCGGCCCAGGAACTGGAATTCACCCTCGTAGGGTCCAACCACGGCGAGCGGGAAATGTTTGGCCTCGATCCGGGACACGGTGTCCGCGAGGACATTGAGCTGGTAGCGATTGCGGAATTCATATCCGAAGACGAAGCTGCCGACCACCGCTGCGAACATCACCGTAACCGCAATCGTACTGATGCGCTCCCGCAGGCGAACCCCGGGAAGGAATGTCAGGCCAATCCCCACGGCCGCGACCCCAACCCCCACCAGCGGCGAGAGGTCCCACAGGAACGCGGGCAACAGCTCGATCCTGGGCAGACCCGGCAGAACCGCCAGGACTCCGCCGATCAACAGCGCCGGCACAGCCATGCCGGCAAACAGACCTTCCTCGCCGTCCTGTGC
This sequence is a window from Acidiferrobacteraceae bacterium. Protein-coding genes within it:
- a CDS encoding sulfite exporter TauE/SafE family protein gives rise to the protein MDPFFYYVAIGAVAGVLAGLLGVGGGLVIVPTLVFAFRLQGFDDASVVHLAVGTSLATIVFTSVSSVRAHHKRGAVMWPVVARLAPGLIAGALLGAAIADQLPTPVLSRVFGVFELLVAAQMIRNLRPAPQRQLPGRPGMFAAGGVIGTVSAIIGIGGGTLTVPFLVWCNQDLRKAVATSSACGLPIAFGGAVGFAIAGWNQATLPAWSAGFVYGPALLGVTLASVPFAPLGAWLAHTLPTAQLKRIFALLLVALGVRMLLG
- the lgt gene encoding prolipoprotein diacylglyceryl transferase gives rise to the protein MLVAPDINPVAFHVWRLQVHWYGLMYVLAFIGAWWLGTIRAARSDGAWRKEEVGDLIVAGAFGAVLGGRIGYILFYKPAFYFSHPLEVLYVWHGGMSFHGGLIGVIVAMVWYARKTHRHWTQVTDFMAPLTPFGLGAGRIGNFINQELWGRVTDVPWGMVFRTGGPQPRHPSQLYELLLEGVLLFVILWTYSRKPRPMGAVSGLFLVCYGLFRIFVEFFRVPDAFLGYLAFGWLTIGQIYSVPMVLAGAAMIWWAYRKNTSPVS
- a CDS encoding NAD-dependent succinate-semialdehyde dehydrogenase, with amino-acid sequence MNMESVNPATANKIKEFDLWNDAQVEEALQLVAQASPDWRARSFADRAILMRAAAAELRERTDHYAALITTEMGKLAREAKGEVEKCAWVCEYYADHAQNFLADEVIESDAGKSYVAYLPLGTVLAVMPWNFPFWQVFRFAAPGLMAGNTAVLKHASNVPQCALAIEEVFERAGFPNGVFRTLMISASQVEKVIEDPRVHAVTLTGSEPAGRKVAGTAGTQLKKSVLELGGSDAFVILNDADLDEAARVGAGARLLNCGQSCIAAKRFIVVDAVADAFLEKLKAEMSALKIGDPTADDTGIGPMARADLRDELHRQVSDSIAAGAEAALGCAPLDGPGYYYPPSILDRVQAGMRAWSEELFGPVAIFIRARDEDDALRIANDSRFGLGGSVWSRDSARAERFARRMESGSSFVNGMVKSDPRLPFGGIKASGYGRELSIHGIREFVNAKTVWIK